In Mastomys coucha isolate ucsf_1 unplaced genomic scaffold, UCSF_Mcou_1 pScaffold5, whole genome shotgun sequence, one genomic interval encodes:
- the Rab34 gene encoding ras-related protein Rab-34 translates to MNILAPVRRDRVLAELPQCLRKEAALHVRKDFHPRVTCACQEHRTGTVGFKISKVIVVGDLSVGKTCLINRFCKDTFDKNYKATIGVDFEMERFEVLGVPFSLQLWDTAGQERFKCIASTYYRGAQAIIIVFNLNDVASLEHTKQWLADALKENDPSNVLLFLVGSKKDLSTPAQYSLMEKDALKVAQEIKAEYWAVSSLTGENVREFFFRVAALTFEANVLAELEKSGARHIGDVVRINSDDKNLYLTASKKKATCCP, encoded by the exons ATGAACATTCTGGCGCCCGTGCGGAGGGACCGCGTCCTGGCGGAGCTGCCCCAG TGCCTGAGGAAAGAGGCCGCTTTGCACGTGCGCAAAGACTTCCACCCCCGGGTCACTTGCGCCTGCCAGGAGCACCGGACAGGCACCGTGGG ATTTAAGATATCCAAGGTCATCGTTGTGGGGGACCTATCTGTGGGGAAGACCTGTCTCATTAATAG GTTCTGCAAAGACACCTTCGATAAGAATTACAAGGCTACCATCGGAGTGGACTTTGAGATGGAACGATTTGAAGTCTTGGGTGTCCCCTTCAGTCTCCAACT TTGGGACACGGCTGGTCAGGAGAGGTTCAAGTGCATCGCTTCCACCTACTACCGAGGAGCTCAAG CCATCATCATCGTCTTCAACCTGAATGATGTGGCATCTCTGGAACACACCAA GCAGTGGCTCGCTGATGCCCTCAAGGAGAATGACCCTTCCAACGTGCTTCTCTTCCTTGTGGGTTCCAAGAAGGACCTAAGT ACTCCTGCTCAGTATTCCCTAATGGAGAAGGATGCCCTCAAGGTGGCCCAAGAGATTAAGGCCGAGTACTGGGCAGTGTCCTCCCTCACTG GTGAGAATGTCCGGGAATTCTTCTTCCGCGTGGCAGCTCTGACCTTTGAGGCCAATGTCCTGGCTGAGCTGGAGAAATCAGGGGCTCGGCACATTGGGGACGTTGTTC gcATCAACAGCGATGACAAAAACCTGTACCTAACTGCCAGCAAGAAAAAGGCCACATGTTGTCCCTGA